In Haliotis asinina isolate JCU_RB_2024 chromosome 16, JCU_Hal_asi_v2, whole genome shotgun sequence, the following are encoded in one genomic region:
- the LOC137268566 gene encoding toll-like receptor 4, translating to MLLRVLSLFFGCLTLTQGKHVDIPCKPCVCRRTSSDKLVANCKDKHLSDIPKHIPNSVAYLFMSYNSIYHLPGGSFKRFSALEHLDLSFNQLKRLHVDTFTGATNLLHLNLNGNYLQLYESAYPVGVFRQQKKLLTLNIAKNTDVAHSVYPDQTLGDLTALQTLFIDGVQNASFGIGFSKLKNLTTLSLSGERGHCSVQTLLNTSFLHTPFVRNLDISKCRITFIEANTFWPLRHIHTLDMSDNQYLGFDRMGEALYGLRYSSLSVLKINRIVTTFAIGVHIKKNNTRYLSDLSLKEIHMDTNRVELIDQECLGHLKTVELIFMNHNRVTFGIYLLSLNKLTNLRTIYGYNQYSSNIPFNTVEAVTDTNLNPNPPLSSFDPHPIVRYSLETIHACERYEAECSNSHSYRKNHNNHQYDVRLDQTSIMNLPFKIPLPPNATYANFSNSKLNYDILELNFQTNKFKTIDLSHNVFSNWTGPIHECQTVEYLDLSENYCKYVSHTFFMFASGLKVLNISKNYLSVSLLDDTDGQIFANQTNLEVIRIAHNLIRELPPAIFRGLTRLEVLDLSWNMMTSWNIEIRHMLHLHTLDISGNRYEGIPTPLTKQIDHIMRNRNDTFHLSIKGNILKCDCPRLESLEWITRPYITFEDPGNTKCTLSDGESISFTDIEDVIAKLQLRCKIVIPILSIAVFGLLLFMLIFGVGMVYRYRWKLRYLYYTTRRKYRGYQRQGQEEDHFTYDAFVSYAETDRGFVIQDMRAVLERTYGLRLCIHDRDFMVGEAITANIINAIQSSRKTIAVLSPDFAKSSWCDYEVHMAKLESIHTGRNVLCVLWYSHIPDIRILSRDIQDMIEYDTYIKYPTQENDKEEFWTKVKAAISF from the coding sequence ATGCTGCTGAGGGTCCTGTCTCTGTTCTTTGGCTGCCTTACTCTCACTCAAGGGAAACATGTGGACATCCCCTGTAAGCCTTGCGTGTGTAGAAGGACATCCAGTGACAAGCTGGTCGCCAACTGTAAGGACAAGCACCTGTCTGACATCCCCAAGCACATTCCAAATTCAGTAGCATACCTGTTTATGTCTTACAACAGTATTTATCATCTGCCAGGTGGTTCGTTTAAACGCTTCTCGGCTTTGGAACATCTTGATCTCTCTTTCAATCAACTGAAACGATTACATGTAGACACTTTTACAGGAGCTACAAATCTGCTGCATCTGAACCTCAATGGAAACTATCTCCAACTTTACGAATCAGCATATCCAGTGGGAGTATTTAGACAGCAGAAAAAATTACTTACACTGAACATCGCCAAGAACACTGATGTCGCACACTCAGTATACCCAGATCAAACCCTTGGTGATCTTACTGCTCTTCAGACACTTTTCATTGACGGTGTTCAGAATGCCTCGTTTGGGATTGGATTTTCGAAACTGAAGAATCTTACAACTCTGTCTTTGTCAGGCGAAAGGGGCCACTGCTCAGTTCAAACCTTGTTGAACACGTCATTTCTCCACACACCATTtgtcaggaacctggacattaGCAAATGTAGAATCACCTTTATTGAAGCAAATACATTCTGGCCACTAAGGCATATTCACACACTCGATATGTCTGATAATCAATATCTAGGGTTTGATCGCATGGGTGAAGCTTTATATGGACTTCGATATTCTTCTCTAAGTGTTTTGAAGATCAACAGAATAGTGACAACATTTGCAATTGGAGTtcacataaagaaaaacaacacgAGATATTTAAGTGACCTTAGTTTAAAAGAGATTCATATGGATACAAATAGGGTGGAACTCATAGACCAAGAATGTCTCGGTCACCTGAAAACAGTGGAACTGATATTCATGAATCACAATAGAGTGACATTTGGAATCTACCTCCTTAGTCTCAACAAACTGACAAATCTGCGAACAATATATGGTTACAACCAGTATTCATCTAATATCCCCTTCAATACTGTGGAAGCAGTTACAGACACAAACCTCAACCCCAATCCACCGCTTTCCTCATTTGATCCCCATCCAATAGTGCGATATTCACTGGAAACCATCCATGCGTGTGAACGATATGAGGCAGAATGCAGCAATAGCCATTCGTACCGTAAAAACCATAATAACCATCAATATGATGTAAGATTGGACCAAACCAGCATCATGAACCTTCCTTTTAAAATACCACTACCtccaaatgcaacatatgccaATTTTAGCAACAGCAAATTGAACTATGACATTCTTGAGCtcaattttcaaacaaacaaatttaaaactATTGATCTTTCACACAATGTCTTTTCAAATTGGACAGGTCCAATACACGAATGTCAAACAGTTGAATATTTAGATCTCTCAGAAAATTACTGTAAATATGTATCTCACACATTTTTTATGTTTGCTAGTGGACTAAAAGTCTTAAATATAAGTAAAAATTACCTCTCAGTGTCCCTTCTAGATGACACAGATGGGCAAATATTTGCCAACCAGACAAACTTGGAAGTCATTCGAATTGCGCATAATCTTATTCGGGAACTGCCGCCAGCAATATTTAGAGGACTTACCAGACTTGAGGTTCTTGATTTGAGCTGGAACATGATGACCTCCTGGAACATTGAAATTAGGCACATGCTGCACCTCCATACTTTAGACATCTCGGGAAACAGGTATGAAGGCATTCCAACACCCCTGACAAAGCAGATCGACCATATCATGAGGAATAGAAACGACACTTTTCATCTCAGCATCAAGGGTAATATCTTGAAATGTGATTGTCCGAGACTAGAATCATTGGAGTGGATTACAAGGCCGTATATTACCTTTGAAGATCCTGGTAATACAAAGTGCACCTTATCAGATGGGGAATCCATTTCATTTACAGATATAGAAGATGTTATAGCGAAGCTCCAATTACGGTGCAAAATAGTTATACCCATTCTGTCTATAGCAGTATTTGGATTACTGcttttcatgttgatatttggAGTTGGTATGGTGTACCGATATCGATGGAAGCTACGCTATCTTTACTACACCACAAGACGGAAGTACAGGGGGTATCAAAGACAGGGACAAGAAGAAGACCATTTTACTTATGATGCCTTTGTATCCTATGCTGAGACAGACAGAGGGTTCGTCATTCAAGATATGCGGGCTGTTCTAGAGAGAACCTACGGCTTGAGGTTGTGCATCCATGACCGTGACTTCATGGTTGGTGAAGCCATCACTGCCAACATCATCAATGCTATTCAGTCAAGCAGGAAAACCATTGCTGTTTTGTCACCTGACTTTGCAAAGAGCTCCTGGTGTGACTATGAAGTCCACATGGCCAAGCTGGAGAGCATCCACACTGGAAGGAACGTCCTCTGTGTGTTATGGTATAGCCATATACCGGATATTAGAATCCTCAGTAGAGATATTCAGGACATGATTGAGTATGATACATATATTAAGTATCCTACCCAAGAGAATGACAAAGAAGAGTTTTGGACAAAAGTTAAAGCTGCGATCAGCTTTTAA